A DNA window from Leptolyngbya sp. KIOST-1 contains the following coding sequences:
- the proB gene encoding glutamate 5-kinase, producing MSSAQTLVVKIGTSSLTGGGFGQFALSTLAALVETLCMLRQQGHQVVLVSSGAVGIGCRRLHLSDRPKTLAMKQAVAAVGQGRLMRIYDDLFSALNQPIAQVLLTRSDLAQRSRYVNSYRTFRQLLQLGVIPIVNENDTVAVEELKFGDNDTLSALVASLIGAQWLFLLTDVDRLYSADPRSNPGAEPIISIDRQADIQSLKAVAGGQGSAWGTGGMLTKLEAAQIATTAGVRTVITDGRQPQNVVRALAGETVGTQFAPLPQPNRARKRWIVAGLPPAGRLYLDPGATKAILTGGKSLLAAGITRIEGDFEAQDAVVICDTSGTDIARGIVNYNAAELQRILGHRSEDIANILGYAGVDTVVHRDNLVIATDPE from the coding sequence GTGAGCTCAGCTCAAACTCTGGTTGTAAAAATTGGTACCTCTAGTCTGACCGGCGGTGGGTTTGGTCAGTTTGCCCTCTCGACCCTGGCGGCCCTGGTTGAAACCCTCTGCATGCTGCGTCAGCAGGGGCACCAGGTAGTTCTGGTCTCGTCGGGGGCGGTGGGCATTGGCTGTCGGCGGCTGCACCTGAGCGATCGCCCCAAAACCCTGGCCATGAAGCAGGCGGTGGCCGCTGTTGGGCAGGGCCGGCTGATGCGCATCTACGATGACCTGTTCTCGGCGCTCAACCAGCCCATCGCCCAGGTGCTGCTCACCCGCAGCGATCTGGCCCAGCGATCGCGCTACGTCAACAGCTACCGCACCTTTCGCCAGCTGCTGCAGCTCGGGGTGATTCCCATCGTCAACGAGAACGACACTGTCGCCGTCGAAGAGCTTAAATTTGGCGACAATGACACCCTCTCGGCCCTGGTCGCCAGTTTGATTGGGGCCCAGTGGTTGTTTTTGCTGACCGATGTCGATCGCCTCTATTCCGCCGACCCCCGCTCTAACCCGGGGGCAGAGCCGATCATCTCGATTGACCGTCAGGCCGACATTCAGTCGCTCAAGGCGGTGGCCGGAGGGCAGGGGTCGGCCTGGGGCACGGGGGGCATGCTCACCAAGCTGGAGGCTGCCCAAATTGCCACGACCGCTGGCGTTCGCACGGTGATTACCGATGGTCGCCAGCCGCAAAATGTTGTTCGGGCCCTGGCCGGGGAAACCGTAGGGACCCAGTTTGCGCCCCTGCCTCAGCCCAACCGGGCCCGCAAACGCTGGATTGTGGCGGGTCTCCCCCCGGCCGGGCGGCTCTACCTGGATCCGGGGGCAACCAAGGCTATTTTGACGGGGGGTAAATCCCTGCTGGCCGCCGGCATCACCCGAATTGAAGGGGATTTTGAAGCCCAGGATGCCGTCGTTATCTGCGATACCAGTGGTACAGACATCGCCAGGGGAATTGTCAACTACAACGCCGCAGAGCTACAGCGCATCCTGGGGCATCGGTCAGAGGACATTGCCAACATTCTGGGCTATGCCGGCGTCGATACCGTGGTTCACCGCGACAACCTAGTGATTGCAACCGATCCCGAGTGA
- a CDS encoding sugar transferase: protein MLSLRPGSSGSLAPESSGAVIHPSAKCLIKRSIDILGALVGLVLLGLVAGPIAIAIRLDSPGPIFYAQTRYGLKGKPFTIWKFRSMVQNADLLKQTVSNQAQGLIFKNENDPRITRVGRVLRKTSLDEFPQFWNVLRGDMSLVGTRPPTEDEVSHYSSHHWRRLDVKPGITGQWQISGRSAIRDFEEIVHLDLHYQDIWSPWYDLQVIVKTITILLDRRGAY from the coding sequence ATGCTATCCCTCCGTCCAGGCAGTTCTGGAAGCCTTGCTCCGGAGTCTTCAGGAGCCGTTATTCATCCTTCTGCCAAATGCCTAATTAAGCGATCTATCGATATCTTAGGAGCGCTGGTGGGCCTGGTTCTTCTGGGTTTAGTCGCGGGGCCCATAGCCATAGCCATTCGCCTGGACAGCCCCGGCCCTATTTTCTACGCCCAAACCCGTTACGGCCTCAAAGGCAAGCCTTTCACCATTTGGAAGTTTCGCTCCATGGTGCAGAATGCTGACCTGCTGAAGCAAACCGTCTCTAACCAGGCCCAGGGGCTCATCTTTAAAAACGAGAACGATCCTCGCATTACTCGGGTTGGGCGTGTGCTCCGCAAAACCAGCCTGGATGAGTTTCCACAGTTCTGGAATGTGCTCAGGGGGGATATGAGCCTGGTGGGTACCCGCCCGCCCACCGAAGACGAAGTCTCCCACTACAGCTCCCACCACTGGCGACGGCTGGATGTCAAACCCGGCATTACCGGGCAGTGGCAGATCAGCGGGCGATCGGCAATCAGGGACTTTGAGGAAATTGTTCACCTCGACCTGCATTACCAGGACATCTGGTCGCCCTGGTATGACCTCCAGGTAATCGTCAAAACTATCACGATACTTCTCGATCGCAGAGGCGCTTACTAG
- a CDS encoding HetZ-related protein 2 has product MAGADTMAEDWLSRLRDDFPDQPQSVCQSIVSWLLGEAPERFSTLAEADLAIARQAIEYRYRILQQRYWGVSPEQGYQRLIKRLSSLFLVRSKIKTWISLSRDRRRSVVDVIQEVIQEMMRSDRHLGEQLKWIATCTQNSRLRNLLMLASIEEYCLRPIRNQPLIIYRFVNYLRRSQKGGMTQVPTGELIRLVSDEISSGDSEDSLSLLDVEAWNQYQESQTELEQQSLRHQVKASFVNYLSRNLDDTAARWLELHLKGLSQEQIAQSLDLPVQQVYRLREKISYHAVRIFALREQPVMVLGWLQTSLQEHNFGLTPTQWDQYWQGLSPEEQAILTTYREGQSTEALARRLGLKHRQIQAQWVQLYLRAQELRTQTDAP; this is encoded by the coding sequence ATGGCAGGGGCAGACACTATGGCGGAGGATTGGTTATCCCGCCTACGAGACGATTTTCCCGATCAGCCCCAGTCTGTCTGCCAGAGTATTGTCAGCTGGCTGCTGGGGGAGGCTCCCGAACGCTTCTCCACCCTGGCTGAGGCGGATCTGGCGATCGCGCGGCAGGCGATCGAGTACCGCTATCGTATTTTGCAGCAGCGCTACTGGGGGGTCAGCCCCGAACAGGGCTATCAGCGGTTGATTAAGCGGTTGAGCAGCCTGTTCCTGGTGCGCAGCAAGATCAAAACCTGGATCTCCCTCAGCCGCGATCGCCGTCGGTCAGTAGTGGACGTAATTCAGGAGGTGATTCAGGAAATGATGCGCAGCGATCGCCACCTGGGCGAGCAGCTGAAGTGGATTGCCACCTGCACCCAAAACTCGCGGCTGCGCAATCTCCTGATGCTGGCCAGCATCGAAGAGTACTGCCTGCGCCCCATTCGCAACCAGCCTCTAATCATCTACCGCTTTGTCAATTACCTGCGGCGCAGCCAGAAGGGCGGCATGACCCAGGTCCCCACTGGCGAACTAATTCGCCTGGTCTCCGACGAAATCTCCTCAGGCGACAGCGAAGACTCCCTCAGCCTGCTCGACGTCGAAGCCTGGAACCAGTACCAGGAATCGCAAACCGAGCTGGAGCAGCAGAGTCTGCGACACCAGGTCAAAGCTTCATTCGTCAACTACCTCAGCCGCAACCTCGACGACACCGCCGCCCGCTGGCTGGAGCTGCACCTGAAAGGACTGAGCCAGGAGCAGATTGCCCAAAGCCTCGATCTGCCGGTGCAGCAGGTCTACCGCCTGCGCGAAAAAATTAGCTACCACGCCGTGCGGATCTTTGCCCTGCGTGAGCAGCCCGTAATGGTGCTGGGCTGGCTCCAGACCTCGCTCCAGGAGCACAACTTTGGCCTCACCCCCACCCAGTGGGATCAGTACTGGCAAGGCCTGTCGCCCGAGGAGCAGGCGATTTTAACCACCTATCGAGAAGGGCAGTCCACCGAAGCCCTGGCCCGGCGTCTGGGGCTCAAGCATCGGCAAATTCAGGCCCAGTGGGTGCAGCTCTACCTGCGCGCTCAAGAGCTGCGGACCCAGACTGACGCGCCCTGA
- a CDS encoding HD domain-containing protein, translating into MTNQRLQQQIAFVIEIDRLKTVLRQTQLMDGSRRENSAEHSWHLAMMTLALADYAPAGVDMQQALHQVLIHDLVEIDAGDTFCYDAQAHLDKAEREQRAADRIFGLLPQADSDRLRQIWEEFEAQSTPTARFAAALDRIQPLLHNWQTGGGTWKQHGICRAQVLRRMAPVETGAPELWPFVLGVIEDCVNAGCLRP; encoded by the coding sequence ATGACCAACCAACGTCTTCAGCAACAAATCGCCTTTGTAATCGAGATCGATCGCCTCAAAACCGTGCTGCGCCAGACCCAACTCATGGATGGCTCCCGCCGCGAAAACAGCGCCGAACACTCCTGGCATCTGGCTATGATGACGCTGGCGCTGGCCGACTATGCCCCCGCCGGAGTCGATATGCAGCAGGCCCTCCACCAGGTGCTGATCCACGATCTGGTGGAGATTGATGCGGGGGATACTTTTTGCTACGACGCCCAGGCCCACCTCGACAAGGCCGAGCGCGAGCAGCGAGCCGCCGATCGCATTTTTGGTCTGCTGCCTCAGGCAGACAGCGATCGCCTGCGCCAGATCTGGGAGGAGTTTGAGGCTCAGAGTACCCCCACGGCCCGCTTTGCGGCGGCCCTCGATCGCATTCAGCCCCTCTTGCACAACTGGCAAACCGGCGGCGGCACCTGGAAACAGCACGGCATTTGCCGCGCCCAGGTGCTGCGGCGGATGGCCCCGGTAGAAACCGGGGCTCCAGAGCTGTGGCCCTTTGTGTTGGGGGTCATTGAAGACTGCGTCAACGCTGGGTGCCTGCGGCCCTAG
- a CDS encoding phasin family protein has protein sequence MAGFGDVVKKAFYLGVGVASYAGEKAGGTFKDLREQSQTLVNELVARGEITAEEAQRLVNEMVSRAQSTAASSANPSDPLPQPRPIEILDDDGPGGVGGSATDAQTEALRNQVAALRQELENLKRKSSN, from the coding sequence ATGGCAGGTTTCGGAGACGTCGTCAAAAAAGCGTTTTATTTAGGGGTTGGGGTCGCTTCCTACGCCGGTGAGAAGGCGGGCGGTACCTTTAAGGACTTGCGAGAGCAGTCTCAAACCCTGGTGAATGAACTGGTGGCCCGCGGTGAAATTACCGCCGAGGAAGCCCAGCGGCTCGTCAACGAGATGGTCAGCCGCGCTCAGAGTACGGCGGCTAGCTCGGCCAACCCTTCAGACCCCCTGCCGCAGCCGCGTCCGATTGAGATTTTAGATGACGATGGGCCTGGTGGGGTCGGCGGTTCAGCGACCGATGCCCAGACCGAGGCACTGCGCAACCAGGTGGCGGCGCTGCGCCAGGAGCTAGAAAACCTCAAGCGTAAGTCGAGTAATTAG